From Lolium perenne isolate Kyuss_39 chromosome 5, Kyuss_2.0, whole genome shotgun sequence, a single genomic window includes:
- the LOC127298002 gene encoding small polypeptide DEVIL 4-like: MRSQGQQGGRVTRALKEHRARLYIIRRCIVMLLCWHD; this comes from the coding sequence ATGAGGAGCCAAGGCCAACAAGGAGGAAGGGTGACCAGAGCTCTCAAAGAGCACAGAGCCAGGCTCTACATCATCCGCCGGTGCATCGTCATGCTCCTTTGCTGGCATGACTGA
- the LOC127300611 gene encoding small polypeptide ROTUNDIFOLIA LIKE 2-like, with protein sequence MKIGGQGRLNRAFREKRARFYIFRRCVVMLLRWSD encoded by the coding sequence ATGAAGATTGGAGGCCAAGGGAGGCTCAACAGAGCTTTCAGGGAGAAGAGGGCTAGGTTCTACATCTTCCGCCGCTGCGTCGTCATGTTGCTTCGATGGAGCGACTGA